A genomic window from Triticum urartu cultivar G1812 chromosome 7, Tu2.1, whole genome shotgun sequence includes:
- the LOC125525620 gene encoding zinc finger protein 2-like: MEQAASSAQEDLSLELTMAFAMCVAPAAPRQGFFLCVYCDRKFGNAQALGGHQNAHKQERAVAKLRRDAWRAAAISRISGEPAAGSVAYKRGRSSLERGHELDLSLRL, translated from the coding sequence ATGGAGCAAGCAGCCAGCAGCGCGCAGGAGGATCTCAGCCTCGAGCTCACCATGGCCTTTGCCATGTGCGTGGCGCCAGCCGCGCCCCGCCAGGGCTTCTTCCTGTGCGTCTACTGTGACCGCAAGTTCGGCAACGCGCAGGCGCTCGGGGGTCACCAGAACGCGCATAAGCAAGAGCGTGCCGTCGCCAAGCTCCGCCGGGACGCGTGGAGGGCTGCTGCCATTTCTCGGATCTCCGGGGAGCCTGCAGCAGGCTCCGTGGCGTACAAGCGCGGCAGGAGCTCATTGGAGCGCGGCCACGAGCTGGACTTGTCTCTCCGGCTGTAA